In the Variovorax sp. S12S4 genome, one interval contains:
- a CDS encoding sulfite exporter TauE/SafE family protein, which yields MNSLLDPLLIAELAALGLGTGFLAGLLGIGGGMLMVPFITIIMGHRGVASDLAVKMAIATSMATIIFTSVSSVRAHHKRGAVRWDIVRRLAPGIVIGSLLGSLGVFALLKGTVLAIVFALFVGFSATQMFLDRKPKPTRQMPGTVGQLSAGGAIGFISGLVGAGGGFVSVPFMTWCNISIHNAVATSAALGFPIAVANVLGYAVSGQSVQGLPEGAFGYIWLPALAVIAVCSVLTAPLGAKAAHNLPVKKLKRVFASILYLLAAYMLWKGLQG from the coding sequence GTGAACTCCCTGCTCGACCCCCTCCTGATCGCCGAATTGGCCGCACTCGGCCTGGGCACCGGTTTTCTGGCGGGCTTGCTCGGCATTGGGGGCGGAATGCTCATGGTGCCGTTCATCACCATCATCATGGGGCACCGCGGAGTGGCCTCCGACCTGGCCGTGAAGATGGCCATTGCCACCTCGATGGCGACGATCATCTTCACTTCGGTGTCGAGCGTGCGGGCGCATCACAAGCGCGGCGCGGTGCGCTGGGACATCGTGCGGCGCTTGGCGCCCGGCATTGTCATCGGCAGCCTGCTGGGCAGCCTGGGCGTGTTCGCGCTGCTCAAGGGCACGGTGCTGGCCATCGTGTTCGCGCTGTTCGTGGGCTTCTCGGCCACGCAGATGTTTCTTGACCGCAAGCCCAAGCCCACGCGGCAGATGCCGGGCACGGTGGGCCAGTTGTCGGCGGGCGGCGCCATCGGCTTCATATCGGGGCTGGTGGGCGCGGGCGGCGGCTTCGTCAGCGTGCCGTTCATGACGTGGTGCAACATCTCCATTCACAACGCGGTAGCCACCAGCGCCGCGCTCGGCTTTCCGATTGCGGTGGCCAACGTGCTGGGCTATGCGGTAAGCGGACAGTCGGTGCAGGGCCTCCCTGAAGGTGCCTTCGGCTACATCTGGCTGCCTGCGCTCGCGGTCATTGCGGTGTGCAGCGTGCTCACCGCTCCGCTCGGCGCCAAGGCCGCCCACAACCTGCCTGTGAAAAAGCTCAAGCGCGTGTTCGCGAGCATCCTGTACCTGCTGGCGGCCTACATGCTCTGGAAGGGGCTGCAGGGCTGA